GCTCCCACTCCCACTAATCTCTTGTGGTGGGACCTGTTGTTCCGGGATTGCCATTACTATTTCTGTAGTAATGGGCTGTTGTTGATGCCTCACAAGTTCCATATTGTGAAGCTGCTGCTGCTGTTGAACAACTTGTGGCTGCTGTTGTGGTGGTGGTGGTTGATGGTGAGATATATGCGTCTGTTGTTGTTCTTGTTGCTTTTGTTGTGTTAATGACGGTGTTTGATGCGATGGTGGAGCAATAGGGACCTCTGGTGGAACAACGGAGACGGTCGGTTGTGTCggtggaggtggtggtggtggtgcagGTGCGGGTACAATAACAGTTGCGGTAGTGGGTAATTGTATGGTCTGGCCAGTAATCTTTTGCAAAAAGGAAACAATAGCAGCATCCCTTGAAGCAGCAATGGCTCGTTCTTGAGCCATGAGTTCATGTTCATGACTTAACCTTGCCATCTCTTGTCTTTTCCAAGCTTCTTCTCTTATCGTCCTATCTTGCTCCCTCTTCTCCATGGCTTCTAAAAACCTTTGTTGCATGGTTTCTTGTTTCTGCATGACTTGTTTCATTAAACCCTCAAAGAACTCCATCATTCTCCTGGTCGTACTACCACTCCCTCCTCTTGACGACGACCTTTTACGTTTACGGCTAGTGCCAGCCATGCTTGACGGTTCTCCTCCAACTCCAACTTCATCTTCGTCCTCCTCATCATCGTCAAAGCCTTGAGAGAAGGTAGAGCTATTAGAAGAGAAGCTAATTCCAAATGGAGCAGCCGTGGTGGCAGCAGGAGGCGCTGGCGCTGGCGCCATCGCTGGCTCTGGCACTGCTACAGGTACTGGAGCAAGAGCAGATCCAGGCATGGATAAGAAAGAGGAAGAAGACATTGGTACAGCTGTTGTAGGTGGAACAATTCTGGCAGCAGAAGAAATAGGCATTGGGATCCCAACCGAAACAGGAGCCACGTCCAAGCTGGCAGCGGTAACGGCGACAGTAGCAGGAATCACCGGTATTGACACGTTGGCAGGAGCGGCACCGGAAGTTGTTTGAAGCGCCTCTAGCTGGCTGAAAAACTTATAACTCTTACCATCTTGACGCCCAGCACGAGTTTCTTTCGTTCGCTTGTAGTATTTGTGGACGTTCTCGAATTTTTCCCTACACTTTTTAGCACTCCTTTTGTAACCCAACTCCGCCAGCTTCCTGCAAAACCAGGCCCCTCcttatttattttttcatataATTCATCTATGGTATTGTTTCCCATGTTACTCTCAATGGAAcaagttatatatataatatgaaaatgcTCTCACACAGTTACCAACTGACCTCATCTATACTTTCCATAGTAATAATCAATGGTAACCTTTATtattgattgaaaaaaaaaacccaaaaaagaaAAGGAGTAAAATTAAAAATGGTTGATGGGGTGAAACTGGAGAGTGTGGGAGGCCTTTCTTCCATGGCGACTGATAAGTTCAATAAATAGAGGGGAAAAAAAAGAATTCCTCTCGGGATTTTCAAAGTGATAAAATAAGATAGGCATTTAAATCACTTAGATGGGTACAGTAgtagtaaataataaataaaggagAATAAGATGTctaaaaaaagggggaaaaatgAAAAGATAGGATTGGCTAGAGAGTAGTTGCAGTGGATCTGGGCCATTTCTTAATTGTAAGAAAGAAGATGCCCCCAACTCGTGATTCGTGATGGAAACAGATAGAAACCATGTGCGTGCGTGCGTTTGTTTGTTTGGGGTTCAGATTTCAGATTGAGAGAGAAAAAAATAACTATTCCCGTTAATATTTCAGTGGGAGCAGCAAGCAATGCTTGTTATGAATCTGTGATAATgattatatgatttttatttgtTGTTGAATTAGAGAAGAAGAAATGATCTATGggttttagttaatttaatttacCTGGAAACATCTTCCCAAAGGGGGCCCTTGACGGTGGCATCACGGAAAGTAGCATCCATATCTGATCTAATCTTGAGGAGAGCAAGAGTCTCTTGACGTGGCCACCGATTGCCACTTGCTACACCAGCTCCTCCGCCGCCGCCACTACCATGTCGGTCCCCTAATCCTAATTCGTCTCCACCGCCAACACTTGCTAACCTCATGAACTCATCTAAATTCCCAGCTGGTGGTCTACTGCTTATAGGCGACGCCGCTTCCACTAACTGCTCCGACGCCTCGCTTACTGCACCAGTCGTTGGAGGACCAGTCGTCATCTCACCGTATTGAGATTGCTGCCCTCCtcctccaccaccaccaccttcCTGCTGCATATCCCCTTCAGTAATTTAATTGTGATGTCGATAAAGCTGAAGAACAATGATCTTtcgatttaattttcttttatcaaTGGTGTATCAagatcttcttcttctcctcctcaTCAATGGTTAGTACACAATTCAGCTGAATTGTATTTCGTCCTTCCCGCACACCGAGAGAGGGGGATCGGTGGTGTTCTTTTTGGAGGTGATGGGTATgttgaaaaaaaaacaaagaaaatggagactaataattgagaaattaaacaaaAACAGTTAGTTCGAGAAAGTTTGGTGAAATATGGGTTGATGTTAAATACGATTGAAGAATTCTTTGttcttttgaaaaataaatcaaaagaaaaagaaaagaaggaactgaaagagagagagagaaagagaaagaC
This window of the Gossypium arboreum isolate Shixiya-1 chromosome 12, ASM2569848v2, whole genome shotgun sequence genome carries:
- the LOC108489369 gene encoding trihelix transcription factor GTL1 isoform X1; amino-acid sequence: MQQEGGGGGGGGQQSQYGEMTTGPPTTGAVSEASEQLVEAASPISSRPPAGNLDEFMRLASVGGGDELGLGDRHGSGGGGGAGVASGNRWPRQETLALLKIRSDMDATFRDATVKGPLWEDVSRKLAELGYKRSAKKCREKFENVHKYYKRTKETRAGRQDGKSYKFFSQLEALQTTSGAAPANVSIPVIPATVAVTAASLDVAPVSVGIPMPISSAARIVPPTTAVPMSSSSFLSMPGSALAPVPVAVPEPAMAPAPAPPAATTAAPFGISFSSNSSTFSQGFDDDEEDEDEVGVGGEPSSMAGTSRKRKRSSSRGGSGSTTRRMMEFFEGLMKQVMQKQETMQQRFLEAMEKREQDRTIREEAWKRQEMARLSHEHELMAQERAIAASRDAAIVSFLQKITGQTIQLPTTATVIVPAPAPPPPPPPTQPTVSVVPPEVPIAPPSHQTPSLTQQKQQEQQQTHISHHQPPPPQQQPQVVQQQQQLHNMELVRHQQQPITTEIVMAIPEQQVPPQEISGSGSLVEPASSRWPKAEVLTLINLRSGLESRYQEAGPKGPLWEEISAGMSRLGYKRSAKRCKEKWENINKYFKKVKESNKKRPEDAKTCPYFHQLDALYRKKILGGGTSSGSFSDHNRPDEETSRQHHDPTLSTAAPQPSQNETGATADVVTSKEGLPSHPFGEGNGGAAKKPGSTVRELMEEQREGLHHQQHHHRGQSLLVDGYGRIDEPDSDIMDQEVDEDDDEEDNDDDDDEELEEERKMGYKIEFQRQNSNTPNGGGNGAPSFFTMVQ
- the LOC108489369 gene encoding trihelix transcription factor GTL1 isoform X2 produces the protein MQQEGGGGGGGGQQSQYGEMTTGPPTTGAVSEASEQLVEAASPISSRPPAGNLDEFMRLASVGGGDELGLGDRHGSGGGGGAGVASGNRWPRQETLALLKIRSDMDATFRDATVKGPLWEDVSRKLAELGYKRSAKKCREKFENVHKYYKRTKETRAGRQDGKSYKFFSQLEALQTTSGAAPANVSIPVIPATVAVTAASLDVAPVSVGIPMPISSAARIVPPTTAVPMSSSSFLSMPGSALAPVPVAVPEPAMAPAPAPPAATTAAPFGISFSSNSSTFSQGFDDDEEDEDEVGVGGEPSSMAGTSRKRKRSSSRGGSGSTTRRMMEFFEGLMKQVMQKQETMQQRFLEAMEKREQDRTIREEAWKRQEMARLSHEHELMAQERAIAASRDAAIVSFLQKITGQTIQLPTTATVIVPAPAPPPPPPPTQPTVSVVPPEVPIAPPSHQTPSLTQQKQQEQQQTHISHHQPPPPQQQPQVVQQQQQLHNMELVRHQQQPITTEIVMAIPEQQVPPQEISGSGSLVEPASSRWPKAEVLTLINLRSGLESRYQEAGPKGPLWEEISAGMSRLGYKRSAKRCKEKWENINKYFKKVKESNKKRPEDAKTCPYFHQLDALYRKKILGGGTSSGSFSDHNRPDEETSRQHHDPTLSTAAPQPSQNETGATADVVTSKEGLPSHPFGEGNGGAAKKEVP